GACGGTCGGCTGCACGTAGTAGCCGCCGGAGAGGTCGCCGCCGAGGTCGGACTGCTCGCCGCCGGTGAGGACCTTCGCGCCCTCCTGCTTGCCGATGTCGATGTAGGACAGGATTTTCTCGAGCTGGTCGTTCGAGGCCTGCGCGCCGATCATCGTCTCGGTGTCGAGCGGGTTGCCCTGCTTGATCTTCTTGACGCGCTCGACCGCGTCGCCGAGGAACCGGTCGTAGATGCCGGACTGGATCAGCGCGCGCGACGGGCAGGTGCAGACTTCGCCCTGGTTCAGCGCGAAGAGCGCGAAGCCCTCCTGCGCCTTGTCGTAGAACGCGTCGTTGGCCGCGGCGACGTCGTCGAAGAAGATGTTCGGGCTCTTGCCGCCCAGCTCGACGGTCACCGGGATGATGTTTTCGCTGGCGTACTGCAGGATCAGCCGCCCGGTCGTGGTCTCGCCGGTGAACGCGACCTTGCGCACGCGGTTGCTCGACGCGAGCGGTTTGCCCGCTTCGACGCCGAAGCCGTTGACGATGTTGAGCACGCCCGGCGGGATCAGGTCGCCGATGATCGACAGCAGCAGGTGGATCGACGCCGGGGTCTGTTCGGCGGGCTTGAGCACGATCGCGTTGCCCGCGGCCAGCGCCGGGGCGAGCTTCCAGACCGCCATCAGCAGCGGAAAGTTCCACGGGATGATCTGGCCGACGACGCCGAGCGGCTCGTGGAAGTGGTAGGCGACCGTGTTGTCGTCGATCTGCGAGATGCCGCCCTCCTGGGCGCGCAGGGCACCGGCGAAGTAGCGGAAGTGGTCGATCGCGAGCGGGATGTCCGCGGCGAGGGTCTCGCGGACCGGCTTGCCGTTCTCCCAGGACTCGGCGACCGCGATCTTCTCGAGGTTCTGCTCCATCCGGTCGGCGATCTTGAGCAGGATGTTCGCGCGCTCCTCGGGCGAGGTGCGGCCCCACGCGGGCGCGGCGCCCTCGGCCGCGTCGAGCGCCCGGTCGATGTCGGCCGCCGTCCCGCGGGCGATCTCGGTGAAGGTCTTCCCGGTCACCGGCGTCGGGTTCTCGAAGTACTGCCCGCCGGCCGGCGCGACGTATTCGCCGCCGATGTAGTGGTCGTAGCGGGTCTCGTAGTCGACGACGGAGCCGTCGGTGTTCGGTGCGGCGTATACGGCCATCTTGCCCTGCCTCGTTGCTGGTCGGTGACGGTCGGCGGCGACCGTAGGCCGGGCAACGTTGCGCCGACGTTGCAGCCTTGTGACCAGGGTCTCTACTCTCGTCCACGTGGCAGAGCCGCCCGAACCCGACCTGCTGCGCGACCCGGAGTCGTACGCGCAGCTGCTCCGGCACGTCCGCGAGGCGGTGCTGTCCGGGGCCACCGCGCCGCGTTCGCCGCGCTCGGTGGTGTCGGCGTCGTGGGAGCGCTCGCTGGCCGCGCACGTCGACCCGGACGCCGGCGAGGCCCCGCTGATCTGCGAGGCGGACGAGCTCACCGACCTGCGCGCGGAGCATCCGCTGGCCCCGGTGCTTCCGCTGTTGCGCGAGATGCTGGTGAGCATCGCCGACGACGCCGAGCACATGATGATCGTGACCGACGCGAACGGGCTCATCCTCTGGCGCGAAGGCGCGACCGGCGTGCTGCTGCGCGCGGACCAGGTCGCGCTCACCGAGGGCACCCGGTGGAGCGAAGAGGCGATCGGCACGAACGCGATGGGCACCACGCTCGCCACGGGGAAGCCGGTGCAGATCTACTCCGCCGAACACCTCGTCCGCCGCTATCACACGTGGACCTGCGCGGCGGCTCCCGTACGCGATCCGGACACCGGCGCGCTGCTCGGCTCGATCGACGTCAGCGGTCCGCTGCGGACAGTGCATCCGGCGATGTTGTCGCTGGTCACCGCGACGGCACAGCTCGCCGAGGGACGGCTGCGGGCTCAGCTGGCGGTCCGCGACGAGAAGGTGCGGCGGGCGAACATGCCGCACCTGGCGTCGTTGCGCGGCCGTCCCGGCGCGCTCCTCTCGGCGGGCGGACGGGTGCTGGCCGCCGAAGCGTGCACCCTTCCGTCCACTGTGGAGGTACGGAAAGGCGGCGGCACCGTGACGCTGCCGGACGGCCGGGTCGCCACCGTCGACCCGCTCGACGAGGGCTACCTGCTGCGGATCGCCACGTCCGGTTCCGCGCCCCGCCGCCGATTGACGCTCGAATACCTCACCGATGGCCCCGGATCGACCACTGTGGACGGTCGAGACATTCCCTTTACCTTGCGGCACGCCGAATTGCTGACCCTGCTCGCCCTGCATCCGCGCGGTTTGTCGGCGGAGAAGCTGGCCTTGCAACTGTACGGCGAGGCGGGCAACCCGGTGACCGTGCGCGCCGAAATCCACCGGTTGCGCACCCAGCTCGGCACCGGGGTGTTGCAGACGCGCCCGTACCGCCTCGCGGCCACCGTGGACGCGGATTTCCTGCGCACCAAAGCCGCCCTGCGCGCCGGAGACGCCGCGGCGGCGGTCCGGTCGTTCCAGGGTCCGCTGCTCGCGGAGTCGGAATCGCCCGCGATCCTGGAGGAACGCGAGTCGATCAGCGCGCAGGTCCGGCAGCTGGCGTTGAACAGCCGGGACGCGGATACGTTGTGGGCGTTCTGGGAAACCTCCTGCGGCGCGGACGATCTGGCGATTCTGGACGCGCTGTCCGCGGTGCTGTCACCGTCGGATCCACGGCTGGCAGCGGTGCGGACTCACCGCGCCCGGCTGGGTTAAGCGCGGGCCGTCTCCAGGAGCGCGGCATCGACCGGAGCGGGATAATTCAGCTCCAGATACAACTCCCGCAACAGCAGTCCGTCCATGTGCTGCACCGTCAGCCCCGGCTGCTTGCCGCTCAGGCCGTTGAGGAACCCGCCGAGCTTGAACGCCCCGCGCACCGGCCAGGACGGCATCGCCCGCACCCGGCGCGGATGTCCCGCTGCAGTGGCCAGCCGAGCGAACATGTCCGTCCACTGCAGATTTTCCTCCGCCACCGGAATATCAGCGCCCGATGCTTGCTCCAGCGCATCCACCGTCGCGACACCAACCCCGCGCGCACTCGTCGCCGCAGTCCCGCCCTGAGGCGCGAAGAGCGGCGAGTTCGAACGGACCCACTTCACGATCGGCACCGACCACTGCGGCACCCGATCCTCTGCGACACCAAAGACAAACGGCACCTCGATCACCGCCACCGGCAACCCCGACCCCGCCGTCTCACGCGCGACGCGGGCCTGCTCCAGCCGACTCCGCACGTACGGATGCTTCGCGGCCAACCCCCATTCAGGTCGTACGCGGTCGAAGTACGTGTAGTACGACCCGAGCACCGCCGCGCGCGTACAACCGGCTTCGCGCGCCGCGCGCAACAGCGCGGCGACAGGCGCGACGTTGCCCGCGCGCAACCGAGGCTCCACCGGCCCCCGCCCGACCGCACGGTCGTCCATGCCGCCCGCGAAGACGACACCGTCGTGTCCGTCGAGTGCTTCGCGCAGCTCGGCGTGCGAAGCACTCGAGACGTCGAGCGTCCGGTCGACTCCCACACGTGCGGTACGCGCGACCGCCGTGGTCTCGTGACCGCGTTTCCGCAGCTCGTCGAGCACGTGCTGGCCGAGCAGGCCGCTGCCGCCGACCACCAAGATCTTCATGGTTGCATCCATTTCGGGCTTGTCGTCAGCCGCACTGCATCAGGCAGCGGGCCGCGTCGAACCGGCCCGCTTGCAGATCGTCGAGCCGGATGAGCCAGTACAGCATCCCGACGTCGCCCCACATCAGGTCGGTTTCCTCGTCGCTGTCGAACTGGGCGAGCAGCACCCAGCGGGCCGCTTCCTCCTTGAGCCGCGGATCGTCCCATCCACCCTCCAGCACCGCCGCCGCGATCTGCTTCTCCACCGCGCCCTGGACTGGCGCGGCGAGGCCGCCGACCTGATGGCGTGGCGTGCCCTGGCTGACTTCCCAAGTCATCTCGCCGAACACATCGGTGCCGGCCCGCCAAGGACCGAGGACGTCCTTGACCGCTTCGGCCAGGGACATTCCGCTCGCGACCGCGGTGCGGTCCAGCAGGAGGTGCTCTCGCTCCGGAGCGGTGGCCACGATCTCCGCGAAAACGTCCCGGCGCGGATATGGGTCGAGGCCGGACGGAGGCGTTCGTTCGGCGACCGGGGCGCCCGCGGGCACGAAGAGCACTCGGTAGCCGTCGGCATCGTCGGGCAGGTGGTGTTCGTAGTCCTCGGGCGCGCAGCGTTCGTCGAAGCAGAAGAACAACAGCGTGCCCGCGTCCGGCAGCGGGATGGTCACGAACTCGCGCGGCAGCGACGCGCAATCCACCGCCGCGACGAAGGCAAGCGGCCCTCGGTCCTCCCAGACCGGCCATTCCGCCGCGTCCGGCAGCGCCGGGTTTCCGCCGAGCTGCCCCACGCGCGGCCCGGTGCCCTTGGCGGCGAGCCGGATCCCGGGTTGGAACAGCTCGATCCATTTCGCCGCCGCCTCAGCGGGAAGCCGGTCTTGAGCGAGTGTGCTGAGTCGATCTCTCCATGCCGTCACTCCGCCATAGTGGCGCAAGGCACCGACAAAACTTGATCACCGCTATGGCTGGAGGTCGGGATCCGGCTTGGCGGCGGCCGCGCGCTCGGTGGCCCACCGGCCGTGCCGCGGTCGGAAACCTCGCCGAGGCACCGGGATTCCCAGAGCGACAGGTGCTTGACCATCCCGAGAAGGCTGGTTCCGGTCCGGGTCAGAGTGCGGCGGATTTCGTACTCGCCCCTTCGAGCTTCCAGAGCAGCACCTCGCAGATCGCTGCGCGACTGCTCTTTCACGACCTCGCCGATCATGCGGCGAGCCCTGCCGCGCACCGAGTCCCGCAGTCCTTTCCAGCCGAAACCGACCGCCCCTCACCAGGCTCGCTCAGGCGCGGCGCTCCGCGGTCAGCAGGTCGAGCAGGCCGGGGAGCCGGCGGTTGATTTCCGCCCGGCGCAACCGGATTCCCTTCCGGTTGCCGTAATTGATCTCGTGGATCAGCCCCGCCTCGCGCAAAACCCGGAAGTGGTGCGTCTGCGTCTGCTTGGACACCGGGAGATCGAACGAGTTGCAGGTGCGCTCGCGGTCGCTGCCGTCCGCCGCCAGCTCCGCGATCACGGTGCGGCGGTGCTCGTCGGCGAGCGCGCGGAACACCGTGCCCAGATCGGCGCACCCGGCGTCGTCCTCGGCCGGACCGGACTCGGTCATCGCCTCACCTCTTTCAAGTACGTCTTGCATCGTACCTCACGGCCATGCTTCACTGCAGGTACGACGAGATACGTACCTGAGGGTGCAGCCGGGCTCGACGCCCGCTTGCGGTGCTCGTCGCTTCCCTCTTCGAAAGGTGGCAGCCATGGCGCTTTCGCGCGTCCTGATCCACGGTGCCGGCATCGCCGGCCCCGCTCTCGCCTACTGGCTGGCCCGGCACGGCTATCGGCCGACGGTCGTCGAGCAGGCCAAAGAGCTGAGGTCCGGCGGCAGCGCCGTCGTCGTCAAGGAACCGGCGCTGACGGTCGCCAGGAGCATGGGCGTCCTCACGCAGTTGCGCGAAGTCGCCACCAGCTCGAGCGCCCTCTCGCTCCTCGATCCGGACGGGCGGCAGCTTCTCCGGGTCCCCACGGCTTCCCCGCAGGCGGTCGAGGTAACCCGCTCCGACCTGTCCGCGGTGCTCCACCGGGCAGCGCGCGACGACGCGGAGTTCCTCTTCGACGACACGATCACCGACCTCCAGCAGGACCGATCCGGGGTGGACGTCACTTTCCGCCGGTCCCCGCCGCGCCGCTTCGACCTGCTCATCGGCACGGACGGCATCCATTCCCCAGTGCGCCGCCTGGTTTTCGGACCGGCGGAGCAGTTCACGACCGGCATGGGCATGTACAGCGCGACGGTGCCAATAGCGCCCGGCGCACTCGACGACCCCTCGGTGGCGGTGATGCTGACCGCGCCCGGCCGAATGCTCGCCCTCCATCCGTCCCGGGGAAAGCCACTCGCGATGTTCACCTTCCGCGGCGGGCCAGTGCCCGGCTA
The nucleotide sequence above comes from Amycolatopsis sp. AA4. Encoded proteins:
- the adh gene encoding aldehyde dehydrogenase, with translation MAVYAAPNTDGSVVDYETRYDHYIGGEYVAPAGGQYFENPTPVTGKTFTEIARGTAADIDRALDAAEGAAPAWGRTSPEERANILLKIADRMEQNLEKIAVAESWENGKPVRETLAADIPLAIDHFRYFAGALRAQEGGISQIDDNTVAYHFHEPLGVVGQIIPWNFPLLMAVWKLAPALAAGNAIVLKPAEQTPASIHLLLSIIGDLIPPGVLNIVNGFGVEAGKPLASSNRVRKVAFTGETTTGRLILQYASENIIPVTVELGGKSPNIFFDDVAAANDAFYDKAQEGFALFALNQGEVCTCPSRALIQSGIYDRFLGDAVERVKKIKQGNPLDTETMIGAQASNDQLEKILSYIDIGKQEGAKVLTGGEQSDLGGDLSGGYYVQPTVFEGDNKMRIFQEEIFGPVVSVAKFDDYDDALKIANDTLYGLGAGVWSRDGNTAYRAGRDIQAGRVWVNNYHAYPAHAAFGGYKASGIGRENHKMMLDHYQQTKNMLVSYSDQALGFF
- a CDS encoding helix-turn-helix domain-containing protein, which codes for MAEPPEPDLLRDPESYAQLLRHVREAVLSGATAPRSPRSVVSASWERSLAAHVDPDAGEAPLICEADELTDLRAEHPLAPVLPLLREMLVSIADDAEHMMIVTDANGLILWREGATGVLLRADQVALTEGTRWSEEAIGTNAMGTTLATGKPVQIYSAEHLVRRYHTWTCAAAPVRDPDTGALLGSIDVSGPLRTVHPAMLSLVTATAQLAEGRLRAQLAVRDEKVRRANMPHLASLRGRPGALLSAGGRVLAAEACTLPSTVEVRKGGGTVTLPDGRVATVDPLDEGYLLRIATSGSAPRRRLTLEYLTDGPGSTTVDGRDIPFTLRHAELLTLLALHPRGLSAEKLALQLYGEAGNPVTVRAEIHRLRTQLGTGVLQTRPYRLAATVDADFLRTKAALRAGDAAAAVRSFQGPLLAESESPAILEERESISAQVRQLALNSRDADTLWAFWETSCGADDLAILDALSAVLSPSDPRLAAVRTHRARLG
- a CDS encoding NAD(P)-dependent oxidoreductase, encoding MKILVVGGSGLLGQHVLDELRKRGHETTAVARTARVGVDRTLDVSSASHAELREALDGHDGVVFAGGMDDRAVGRGPVEPRLRAGNVAPVAALLRAAREAGCTRAAVLGSYYTYFDRVRPEWGLAAKHPYVRSRLEQARVARETAGSGLPVAVIEVPFVFGVAEDRVPQWSVPIVKWVRSNSPLFAPQGGTAATSARGVGVATVDALEQASGADIPVAEENLQWTDMFARLATAAGHPRRVRAMPSWPVRGAFKLGGFLNGLSGKQPGLTVQHMDGLLLRELYLELNYPAPVDAALLETARA
- a CDS encoding YwqG family protein is translated as MTAWRDRLSTLAQDRLPAEAAAKWIELFQPGIRLAAKGTGPRVGQLGGNPALPDAAEWPVWEDRGPLAFVAAVDCASLPREFVTIPLPDAGTLLFFCFDERCAPEDYEHHLPDDADGYRVLFVPAGAPVAERTPPSGLDPYPRRDVFAEIVATAPEREHLLLDRTAVASGMSLAEAVKDVLGPWRAGTDVFGEMTWEVSQGTPRHQVGGLAAPVQGAVEKQIAAAVLEGGWDDPRLKEEAARWVLLAQFDSDEETDLMWGDVGMLYWLIRLDDLQAGRFDAARCLMQCG
- a CDS encoding helix-turn-helix transcriptional regulator encodes the protein MTESGPAEDDAGCADLGTVFRALADEHRRTVIAELAADGSDRERTCNSFDLPVSKQTQTHHFRVLREAGLIHEINYGNRKGIRLRRAEINRRLPGLLDLLTAERRA
- a CDS encoding FAD-dependent monooxygenase, producing MALSRVLIHGAGIAGPALAYWLARHGYRPTVVEQAKELRSGGSAVVVKEPALTVARSMGVLTQLREVATSSSALSLLDPDGRQLLRVPTASPQAVEVTRSDLSAVLHRAARDDAEFLFDDTITDLQQDRSGVDVTFRRSPPRRFDLLIGTDGIHSPVRRLVFGPAEQFTTGMGMYSATVPIAPGALDDPSVAVMLTAPGRMLALHPSRGKPLAMFTFRGGPVPGYDRHDTALHKRMVTEAYAGIGWRGPELVEAYQNHPAPFFDPLANVRMDKWSHGRVALLGDAASAVALLGDGSSMAMTGAHTLAEALAEHPGDHARAFQAYEAKHRRQVDPRHRRVNLVGRLLVPRTPHGLALRNTVGRAVGFVTRTRNTLPAKQNSRT